One part of the Phragmites australis chromosome 3, lpPhrAust1.1, whole genome shotgun sequence genome encodes these proteins:
- the LOC133912687 gene encoding glucose-6-phosphate 1-dehydrogenase, chloroplastic-like isoform X1 has product MATTGLRFHPAAFFSARPRNARIGSYHNCKPHRILVARRTCLLRAKSSNGHPQINASFGNELVPAEVLGGKASGDGVPGQGGSTVSITVVGASGDLAKKKIFPALFALFYEDCLPEHFTVFGYARSKMSDEELRNMISMTLTCRIDKRENCGDKMEQFLQRCFYQSGLYNSEEGFAELDRKLKEKEAGKLPNRLFYLSIPPNIFVDVVRSASRTASSSSGWTRFIVEKPFGRDSESSGELTRSLKKYLAEEQIFRIDHYLGKELVENLSVLRFSNLVFEPLWSRNYIRNVQLIFSEDFGTEGRGGYFDNYGIIRDIMQNHLLQILALFAMETPVSLDAEDIRNEKVKVLRSMRQLKLEDVVVGQYKGHTRGGRSYPGYADDPTVPKGSITPTFAAAALFIDNARWDGVPFLMKAGKALHTRRAEIRVQFRRVPGNLYRRNIGTDLDKATNELVLRVQPDEAIYLKINNKVPGLGVRLDSSNLNLLYSERYRREIPDAYERLLLDAIEGERRLFIRSDELDAAWGIFTPVLRELEHKRVAPELYPYGSRGPVGAHYLAANYNVRWGDISSDESSH; this is encoded by the exons ATGGCGACCACCGGCTTACGTTTCCACCCGGCTGCCTTCTTCTCGGCTCGTCCGCGCAACGCAAGGATCGGATCATACCACAATTGCAAGCCTCACAGGATCCTTGTCGCAAGAAGAACGTGTCTTCTCAGGGCGAAGTCCTCCAATGGGCATCCACAGATCAATGCCTCATTCGGCAATG AATTGGTTCCTGCAGAGGTGCTAGGTGGGAAGGCATCTGGAGACGGAGTGCCGGGGCAGGGAGGGAGCACTGTCAGCATCACCGTCGTCGGCGCCTCTGGCGACCTCGCCAAGAAAAAGATCTTCCCGGCGCTTTTCGCATTGTTCTACGAGGATTGTCTCCCGGAG CATTTTACAGTGTTCGGTTATGCACGTAGCAAGATGAGCGATGAAGAGCTCAGGAACATGATTAGTATGACTTTAACATGCCGGATCGACAAAAG GGAAAACTGCGGTGATAAGATGGAACAGTTTCTTCAGAGGTGCTTTTACCAATCTGGGCTGTACAACTCAGAGGAGGGGTTTGCTGAATTAGACAGAAAGCTTAAAGAAAAAGAG GCAGGCAAGCTCCCAAACAGGCTATTTTACTTGTCCATTCCTCCGAACATATTCGTCGATGTGGTAAGATCTGCTAGCCGCACTGCGTCTTCTTCAAGCGGTTGGACAAGATTTATAGTGGAGAAGCCATTCGGTCGCGACTCGGAGTCCTCAGGGGAGCTCACTCGATCCTTAAAGAAGTACTTAGCCGAGGAGCAAATATTCAG GATTGACCATTATCTGGGCAAGGAGCTGGTTGAGAATCTTTCAGTCCTCCGTTTCTCCAACCTCGTCTTTGAACCACTGTGGTCGAGGAACTACATTCGGAATGTGCAGCTCATATTTTCTGAAGATTTTGGCACCGAGGGTCGAGGCGG CTACTTTGACAACTACGGGATCATCCGGGACATAATGCAGAACCACCTGCTGCAAATCCTGGCCCTATTTGCTATGGAAACTCCGGTCAGCCTTGACGCCGAGGACATTCGCAACGAGAAAGTGAAAGTGCTGAGATCGATGAGGCAGCTGAAGCTGGAGGACGTGGTGGTGGGGCAGTACAAGGGCCACACGAGAGGCGGGAGGTCGTACCCCGGCTACGCCGACGACCCGACCGTGCCCAAGGGGAGCATCACGCCGACCTTTGCCGCCGCGGCGCTCTTCATTGACAACGCACGGTGGGACGGCGTGCCGTTCCTCATGAAAGCCGGCAAAGCGTTGCACACTCGACG TGCGGAGATCCGGGTGCAGTTCCGGCGCGTGCCGGGCAACCTGTACCGCCGGAACATCGGCACGGACCTGGACAAGGCGACGAACGAGCTGGTGCTCCGGGTGCAGCCCGACGAGGCGATCTACCTCAAGATCAACAACAAGGTGCCCGGGCTGGGCGTGCGGCTCGACAGCAGCAACCTCAACCTGCTCTACTCCGAGCGGTACCGCCGCGAGATCCCGGACGCGTACGAGCGACTGCTGCTGGACGCCATCGAGGGCGAGCGCCGGCTTTTCATCCGGAGCGACGAGCTCGACGCGGCGTGGGGCATCTTCACGCCCGTGCTCAGGGAGCTGGAGCATAAAAGGGTGGCGCCGGAGCTCTACCCGTACGGCAGCCGGGGCCCCGTCGGCGCGCACTACCTCGCCGCCAACTACAACGTCAGGTGGGGCGACATCAGCAGCGACGAAAGCTCCCACTAG
- the LOC133912687 gene encoding glucose-6-phosphate 1-dehydrogenase, chloroplastic-like isoform X2 has product MATTGLRFHPAAFFSARPRNARIGSYHNCKPHRILVARRTCLLRAKSSNGHPQINASFGNEVLGGKASGDGVPGQGGSTVSITVVGASGDLAKKKIFPALFALFYEDCLPEHFTVFGYARSKMSDEELRNMISMTLTCRIDKRENCGDKMEQFLQRCFYQSGLYNSEEGFAELDRKLKEKEAGKLPNRLFYLSIPPNIFVDVVRSASRTASSSSGWTRFIVEKPFGRDSESSGELTRSLKKYLAEEQIFRIDHYLGKELVENLSVLRFSNLVFEPLWSRNYIRNVQLIFSEDFGTEGRGGYFDNYGIIRDIMQNHLLQILALFAMETPVSLDAEDIRNEKVKVLRSMRQLKLEDVVVGQYKGHTRGGRSYPGYADDPTVPKGSITPTFAAAALFIDNARWDGVPFLMKAGKALHTRRAEIRVQFRRVPGNLYRRNIGTDLDKATNELVLRVQPDEAIYLKINNKVPGLGVRLDSSNLNLLYSERYRREIPDAYERLLLDAIEGERRLFIRSDELDAAWGIFTPVLRELEHKRVAPELYPYGSRGPVGAHYLAANYNVRWGDISSDESSH; this is encoded by the exons ATGGCGACCACCGGCTTACGTTTCCACCCGGCTGCCTTCTTCTCGGCTCGTCCGCGCAACGCAAGGATCGGATCATACCACAATTGCAAGCCTCACAGGATCCTTGTCGCAAGAAGAACGTGTCTTCTCAGGGCGAAGTCCTCCAATGGGCATCCACAGATCAATGCCTCATTCGGCAATG AGGTGCTAGGTGGGAAGGCATCTGGAGACGGAGTGCCGGGGCAGGGAGGGAGCACTGTCAGCATCACCGTCGTCGGCGCCTCTGGCGACCTCGCCAAGAAAAAGATCTTCCCGGCGCTTTTCGCATTGTTCTACGAGGATTGTCTCCCGGAG CATTTTACAGTGTTCGGTTATGCACGTAGCAAGATGAGCGATGAAGAGCTCAGGAACATGATTAGTATGACTTTAACATGCCGGATCGACAAAAG GGAAAACTGCGGTGATAAGATGGAACAGTTTCTTCAGAGGTGCTTTTACCAATCTGGGCTGTACAACTCAGAGGAGGGGTTTGCTGAATTAGACAGAAAGCTTAAAGAAAAAGAG GCAGGCAAGCTCCCAAACAGGCTATTTTACTTGTCCATTCCTCCGAACATATTCGTCGATGTGGTAAGATCTGCTAGCCGCACTGCGTCTTCTTCAAGCGGTTGGACAAGATTTATAGTGGAGAAGCCATTCGGTCGCGACTCGGAGTCCTCAGGGGAGCTCACTCGATCCTTAAAGAAGTACTTAGCCGAGGAGCAAATATTCAG GATTGACCATTATCTGGGCAAGGAGCTGGTTGAGAATCTTTCAGTCCTCCGTTTCTCCAACCTCGTCTTTGAACCACTGTGGTCGAGGAACTACATTCGGAATGTGCAGCTCATATTTTCTGAAGATTTTGGCACCGAGGGTCGAGGCGG CTACTTTGACAACTACGGGATCATCCGGGACATAATGCAGAACCACCTGCTGCAAATCCTGGCCCTATTTGCTATGGAAACTCCGGTCAGCCTTGACGCCGAGGACATTCGCAACGAGAAAGTGAAAGTGCTGAGATCGATGAGGCAGCTGAAGCTGGAGGACGTGGTGGTGGGGCAGTACAAGGGCCACACGAGAGGCGGGAGGTCGTACCCCGGCTACGCCGACGACCCGACCGTGCCCAAGGGGAGCATCACGCCGACCTTTGCCGCCGCGGCGCTCTTCATTGACAACGCACGGTGGGACGGCGTGCCGTTCCTCATGAAAGCCGGCAAAGCGTTGCACACTCGACG TGCGGAGATCCGGGTGCAGTTCCGGCGCGTGCCGGGCAACCTGTACCGCCGGAACATCGGCACGGACCTGGACAAGGCGACGAACGAGCTGGTGCTCCGGGTGCAGCCCGACGAGGCGATCTACCTCAAGATCAACAACAAGGTGCCCGGGCTGGGCGTGCGGCTCGACAGCAGCAACCTCAACCTGCTCTACTCCGAGCGGTACCGCCGCGAGATCCCGGACGCGTACGAGCGACTGCTGCTGGACGCCATCGAGGGCGAGCGCCGGCTTTTCATCCGGAGCGACGAGCTCGACGCGGCGTGGGGCATCTTCACGCCCGTGCTCAGGGAGCTGGAGCATAAAAGGGTGGCGCCGGAGCTCTACCCGTACGGCAGCCGGGGCCCCGTCGGCGCGCACTACCTCGCCGCCAACTACAACGTCAGGTGGGGCGACATCAGCAGCGACGAAAGCTCCCACTAG